A DNA window from Ancylothrix sp. D3o contains the following coding sequences:
- the psbA gene encoding photosystem II q(b) protein — protein MTTILQRTERSNVWERFCSWVTSTENRLYIGWFGVLMIPTLLTATTCFLIAFVAAPPVDIDGIREPVAGSLLYGNNIITGAVVPSSNAIGLHFYPIWEAASLDEWLYNGGPYQLVIFHFLIGVFCYMGREWELSYRLGMRPWICVAYSAPVAAASAVFLIYPLGQGSFSDGMPLGISGTFNFMLVFQAEHNILMHPFHMLGVAGVFGGSLFSAMHGSLVTSSLVRETTEVESQNYGYKFGQEEETYNIVAAHGYFGRLIFQYASFNNSRSLHFFLGAWPVIGIWFTALGISTMAFNLNGFNFNQSVIDSQGRVINTWADVINRANLGMEVMHERNAHNFPLDLASVEAPSIKG, from the coding sequence ATGACGACCATATTACAGCGCACAGAGCGCTCTAACGTCTGGGAACGGTTCTGTAGCTGGGTTACAAGCACCGAAAACCGCCTTTATATCGGCTGGTTCGGCGTCTTGATGATCCCTACCCTCTTAACCGCCACCACCTGCTTTTTAATCGCCTTTGTCGCCGCTCCGCCGGTTGACATCGACGGTATCCGCGAACCCGTTGCCGGTTCTTTACTCTATGGCAACAACATCATCACTGGTGCAGTTGTTCCTTCTTCTAACGCCATCGGTCTTCACTTCTACCCCATCTGGGAAGCTGCTTCCTTGGATGAGTGGTTGTACAATGGTGGCCCTTACCAGTTGGTAATTTTCCACTTCCTCATTGGCGTATTCTGCTACATGGGTCGTGAGTGGGAATTGTCTTACCGCTTGGGTATGCGTCCTTGGATCTGCGTAGCATACTCTGCACCAGTTGCAGCCGCTTCCGCAGTATTCTTGATCTACCCCTTGGGTCAAGGTTCTTTCTCCGATGGTATGCCTTTGGGTATCTCTGGAACCTTCAACTTTATGTTGGTGTTCCAAGCTGAGCACAACATCTTGATGCACCCCTTCCATATGTTGGGAGTTGCCGGTGTATTTGGTGGTTCTTTGTTCTCTGCTATGCACGGTTCTTTGGTAACTTCTAGCTTGGTTCGTGAAACCACCGAAGTTGAAAGCCAAAACTACGGCTACAAATTCGGTCAAGAAGAAGAAACCTACAACATCGTTGCAGCACACGGCTACTTCGGTCGTTTGATTTTCCAATACGCTTCTTTCAACAACAGCCGTTCTTTGCACTTCTTCTTGGGTGCATGGCCTGTTATCGGCATCTGGTTTACCGCTTTGGGTATCTCCACGATGGCTTTCAACTTGAATGGTTTTAACTTCAACCAGTCTGTTATCGACTCTCAAGGTCGTGTTATCAATACCTGGGCTGATGTTATCAACCGCGCTAACTTGGGTATGGAAGTAATGCACGAGCGTAATGCTCATAACTTCCCTCTTGATTTGGCTTCTGTTGAGGCTCCTTCTATCAAGGGCTAA
- a CDS encoding DUF86 domain-containing protein, with the protein MSRSMRLYLEDILTSCAKVKRYTEGMTFEDFQRDERTYDAVVRNLQIVGEAVKNIPQEMRGKYPEVEWRKIAGLRDILAHAYFSIENR; encoded by the coding sequence ATGTCGCGTAGTATGCGTTTGTATTTAGAAGATATCCTCACTTCTTGTGCCAAAGTCAAGCGATACACCGAAGGAATGACATTTGAAGATTTCCAAAGGGATGAACGGACTTATGATGCGGTGGTAAGGAATTTGCAGATCGTTGGAGAAGCGGTTAAAAATATTCCCCAAGAAATGCGAGGAAAATATCCAGAAGTTGAATGGCGCAAAATTGCTGGATTGCGCGATATTTTGGCTCACGCTTACTTTAGCATTGAAAATAGATAA
- the polA gene encoding DNA polymerase I, which yields MKETTKPTLILVDGHSLAFRSYHALAHSREGGLQTTTGIPTSVSFGFLKSLLEVMTAHNPEYLAIAFDLGLPTFRHEADDTYKSDRPETPQDFITDLKHLQELLTAFNIPIVTAPGYEADDVLGTLAISGKQAGYRVKILTGDQDLFQLIDTENDITVLRLGSDSFGRSGTGKAKEFGPEEVKEKLGITPEQIVDYKALCGDKSDNIPGVKGIGEKTAVPLLAKYGKLDNIYANIEEIKGAVKTKLETGKAEAYHSQKMATIVLEVPVEIDIKDCKLRGFDEEKLTAMLEKLEFKSFLPKVKQLQRRFGGETAEQEKAETASNFSASSTDDEQLSFFSFEETQAAKNDAPLPIKPRIIQTIEQLNELVNILKKCTDPEMPVAWDTETTDLEPRDAKLVGIGCCWGSGEEDVAYIPTGHKKGQNIDTKTVLKTLQPILESAEYPKVLQNAKFDRLILRCQGINLAGVVFETMLASYIINPENNHSLSSLSQKYLGIQATTYDQLVGKNKTIADIEIPAVANYCGMDVYTTFMLVEPLKKELKEKGEKLTELLLKVEVPLEPVLAEMEYTGIHIDTPYLKELSQYLETELTALEKQAYEAAGEEFNLGSPKQLSTILFEKLQLDTKKSRKIKTGFSTDVGVLEKLQGDHPLIDSILEYRTLDKLKSTYVDALPKLVRKDTQRVHTDFNQTITTTGRLSSSNPNLQNIPIRTEFSRKIRKAFIPEKGWLMVSADYSQIELRIMAELSGEPLLIEAYKNNEDVHTVTAKLLFEKDNITPEERRAGKTINFGVIYGMGSGKFARSIGRTSAEGKLFIKRFQLRYAKIFEFLERVQRQAISQGYVETILGRRRYFDFEAISLRGLKGRPWDEIPLEELQGNSRNDAANLRAASNAPIQGSSADIIKVAMIELHEILKNYQSRLLLQVHDELVLEVHPDEWEELQPLLKNTMETAIQKYRPLSVPLVVDINVGENWMDTK from the coding sequence GTGAAAGAAACCACCAAACCCACCCTAATTTTAGTAGACGGACACTCCCTAGCCTTCCGTTCATACCACGCCTTAGCACATAGTCGAGAAGGAGGCTTACAAACAACAACCGGCATCCCAACAAGCGTAAGTTTTGGCTTTCTAAAATCCCTCTTAGAAGTAATGACAGCCCACAACCCCGAATACTTAGCAATAGCCTTTGATTTAGGCTTACCAACATTCCGCCACGAAGCCGACGACACCTATAAATCAGACCGGCCAGAAACACCCCAAGATTTTATCACAGACTTAAAACATTTACAAGAACTATTAACAGCCTTTAACATCCCCATTGTTACCGCGCCTGGTTACGAAGCAGACGACGTTTTAGGAACCTTAGCAATCAGCGGAAAACAGGCCGGTTATCGAGTAAAAATCCTCACCGGTGACCAAGATTTATTTCAACTAATAGACACAGAAAATGATATTACAGTATTGCGGTTAGGTTCCGACAGTTTTGGCCGGTCAGGAACAGGAAAAGCCAAAGAATTTGGCCCCGAAGAAGTAAAAGAAAAACTTGGAATTACGCCTGAACAAATAGTAGATTATAAAGCACTTTGCGGCGATAAATCTGATAACATCCCCGGAGTAAAAGGCATCGGCGAGAAAACCGCAGTTCCCCTCTTGGCAAAATACGGAAAACTAGACAACATTTATGCAAACATCGAAGAAATAAAAGGCGCAGTCAAAACCAAACTAGAAACCGGCAAAGCAGAAGCCTACCACTCGCAAAAAATGGCGACAATTGTGCTTGAGGTGCCGGTGGAAATAGACATAAAAGACTGCAAACTACGAGGTTTTGACGAAGAAAAACTTACCGCCATGTTAGAGAAATTAGAGTTTAAATCTTTCTTGCCAAAAGTAAAACAATTGCAAAGAAGATTTGGGGGAGAAACAGCAGAACAAGAAAAAGCTGAAACTGCATCTAATTTTTCCGCATCTAGCACAGACGACGAACAACTGTCATTTTTCAGTTTTGAAGAAACCCAAGCCGCCAAAAATGACGCACCTCTTCCCATTAAACCTCGCATTATTCAAACAATAGAACAGCTAAACGAACTCGTAAACATCTTGAAAAAATGCACCGATCCAGAAATGCCAGTGGCGTGGGATACAGAAACAACCGATTTAGAACCAAGAGATGCAAAATTAGTAGGAATTGGATGTTGCTGGGGTAGCGGTGAGGAAGACGTCGCTTATATCCCCACCGGCCACAAAAAAGGCCAAAACATTGACACAAAAACTGTCTTAAAAACCTTACAACCAATATTAGAAAGCGCCGAATATCCGAAAGTTTTGCAGAATGCCAAATTTGACCGGCTAATATTACGCTGTCAGGGAATAAACCTAGCCGGTGTTGTCTTTGAAACCATGCTGGCAAGTTACATCATCAACCCAGAAAATAACCACAGCCTCAGCAGTTTATCCCAGAAATATTTAGGCATTCAAGCCACAACCTACGATCAATTAGTAGGCAAAAACAAAACCATAGCCGATATCGAAATACCTGCTGTTGCTAACTATTGTGGCATGGATGTATATACAACATTCATGTTAGTAGAACCGCTGAAAAAAGAATTAAAGGAAAAGGGAGAAAAATTAACAGAACTTTTGTTAAAAGTAGAAGTTCCTTTAGAGCCGGTTTTAGCCGAAATGGAATACACCGGCATCCACATCGATACCCCCTACCTAAAAGAACTTTCGCAATACTTAGAGACCGAATTAACCGCCTTAGAGAAACAAGCTTATGAGGCAGCCGGTGAGGAATTTAACTTAGGTTCACCCAAACAATTAAGCACAATTTTATTTGAAAAACTACAACTCGACACCAAAAAATCCCGCAAAATCAAAACCGGCTTTTCCACAGATGTAGGAGTCTTAGAAAAACTCCAAGGAGATCACCCCCTTATTGATAGCATCCTCGAATATCGCACCCTCGACAAACTCAAATCAACCTATGTCGATGCCTTACCAAAATTAGTAAGAAAAGACACCCAAAGAGTACATACAGATTTTAACCAAACTATTACCACAACCGGCAGATTATCTTCGAGTAATCCTAACTTACAAAACATCCCCATCCGCACCGAATTTTCCCGAAAAATTCGTAAAGCATTTATTCCTGAAAAAGGCTGGTTAATGGTATCCGCAGACTACTCGCAAATAGAACTGAGAATCATGGCAGAATTAAGCGGAGAACCGCTATTAATAGAAGCCTACAAAAACAACGAAGACGTGCATACCGTTACCGCAAAATTACTCTTTGAAAAAGACAACATCACCCCAGAGGAACGCCGTGCAGGAAAAACCATTAATTTCGGGGTAATATATGGTATGGGCTCTGGAAAATTTGCCCGTTCCATTGGTAGAACATCCGCTGAAGGAAAACTATTTATCAAACGTTTTCAACTGCGCTATGCCAAAATATTTGAATTTTTAGAAAGAGTGCAAAGACAAGCCATTTCTCAAGGGTATGTTGAAACAATCTTAGGCCGGCGCCGGTATTTTGACTTTGAAGCCATCAGTTTACGCGGTTTAAAAGGCCGGCCTTGGGATGAAATACCCCTAGAAGAGTTGCAAGGAAATAGCAGAAATGATGCTGCAAATTTACGCGCTGCGAGTAACGCACCCATTCAAGGTTCAAGCGCAGATATCATCAAAGTTGCGATGATAGAATTGCATGAGATTTTGAAAAACTATCAATCGCGTTTATTGCTGCAAGTTCACGATGAATTAGTGTTAGAAGTGCATCCCGATGAATGGGAAGAATTGCAACCTTTACTGAAAAATACAATGGAAACTGCCATTCAAAAATATCGACCTTTGAGTGTTCCCTTAGTTGTGGATATAAACGTTGGGGAAAATTGGATGGATACAAAGTAG
- a CDS encoding secondary thiamine-phosphate synthase enzyme YjbQ yields MNHYQKFIKLETKGKSLMKITAKVQAVVAESGVKMGLCTVFLRHTSASLLIQENADPDVLRDLENFLTQLVPEDSRRYYHNSEGDDDMPAHIRTALTHTSEQVPISDGKLVLGVWQGIYVWEHRQHSHIREVVVHISGM; encoded by the coding sequence ATGAATCATTATCAAAAGTTTATTAAGCTTGAAACTAAGGGTAAGTCTTTGATGAAAATTACGGCGAAGGTTCAGGCGGTTGTGGCTGAGTCTGGGGTTAAAATGGGTCTTTGTACTGTGTTTTTACGCCACACTTCGGCAAGTTTGCTTATTCAAGAAAATGCTGATCCTGATGTGTTACGGGATCTTGAAAATTTTTTGACTCAGTTGGTACCAGAAGATAGTCGCAGATATTATCATAATTCAGAAGGTGATGATGATATGCCGGCTCATATTCGCACGGCTTTAACTCATACTTCTGAACAAGTTCCTATTAGTGATGGTAAGCTGGTTCTTGGTGTTTGGCAGGGTATTTATGTCTGGGAACACCGGCAACACAGTCACATCCGCGAAGTTGTTGTCCATATTTCGGGGATGTAA
- a CDS encoding nucleotidyltransferase family protein, whose amino-acid sequence MQRDEVLRILLQHQQPLKDFGIKSLAIFGSVARDEARADSDVDILVEFEGPVTFDRYMDVKFYLEDHLGTRVDLVSRRSLRPIIRAKVEKEGIYVA is encoded by the coding sequence ATGCAGCGGGACGAAGTATTGCGAATTCTGTTACAACATCAGCAGCCATTAAAAGATTTTGGTATCAAGTCGCTGGCGATATTTGGCTCTGTAGCTAGGGATGAAGCCAGAGCAGATAGCGATGTAGATATTTTAGTGGAATTTGAGGGGCCGGTGACATTTGATCGTTATATGGATGTCAAATTTTATCTCGAAGATCACCTAGGGACGCGGGTAGATTTAGTGAGCCGGCGTTCGCTCAGACCTATAATTCGAGCTAAGGTGGAAAAAGAGGGAATTTATGTCGCGTAG
- a CDS encoding type II toxin-antitoxin system HicB family antitoxin has translation MKTFTAVIEKDSQTNLYVGYIPGFPGAHSQGETLDELQANLREVIEMLLEDEKLVFETEFIGTQQITIP, from the coding sequence ATGAAAACATTTACTGCTGTCATCGAAAAAGATTCTCAGACTAACCTTTACGTTGGCTATATCCCCGGATTTCCTGGGGCTCATTCTCAGGGAGAAACTTTGGATGAATTGCAAGCAAATTTGCGAGAAGTCATTGAGATGTTGCTGGAAGATGAGAAACTCGTGTTTGAAACAGAGTTTATAGGCACACAACAAATTACAATCCCCTAA
- a CDS encoding type II toxin-antitoxin system RelE/ParE family toxin, which yields MNVEFKKSFEKDLLKILDADLLQRIQEAIEEVENAEKLNEVSNVKKLKGDADYYRLRVGDYRIGIKVNDGVVYFVRILHRKEIYRYFP from the coding sequence ATGAATGTGGAGTTTAAAAAGAGCTTTGAAAAAGATTTACTCAAGATTCTTGATGCCGACTTGTTGCAAAGAATTCAGGAAGCGATAGAAGAAGTTGAGAATGCCGAAAAATTAAATGAAGTCAGCAATGTTAAAAAACTAAAAGGTGATGCAGACTACTATCGCCTGAGAGTGGGTGATTACCGAATCGGTATTAAAGTTAATGATGGCGTAGTCTATTTCGTCAGGATACTCCACCGCAAAGAGATTTACAGATACTTTCCATAA
- a CDS encoding NB-ARC domain-containing protein: MNTEEMLQWADDILYTKTAKHLDSVQRAILEGAWQGLKYEDIAKNCHRSKSHVKNIASELWQTLSDLLGEDIQKANARSVLERKAISTIYNYGKSSQIVTSNINSHINICPENRPSSEDTKPPSPSPPNTPQNKNQTPIIDLTQAPALTEYYPRTTEETTLKNWILQTNARLITIYGLTGIGKSSLTLQLIEQIQNEFDYIIWQSLNEKPTLTTLQTNLKQIFSQTQKTPFPTILDYFRTYRCLIIIDDLQNIFKPHELAGQYLPGYEDYSQFFKQIATTTHQSCLILLTSEKPRDITTIEAENPSTQTLHLKGLREEQAQEILLKKQLTDEEKWPELITIYQSHPLWLKIISATINQLFNGSVSQYLADPNDIYLGDIEPVLETQLQRLSDSEKTVIGWLANQTNAVDISQTPAETALSKTQFLQAIESLNRRSLVEKEPVAGRAMFQINPIFKQYIQLNPDNLK; the protein is encoded by the coding sequence ATGAATACTGAGGAAATGTTACAGTGGGCGGATGACATTCTATATACCAAAACAGCAAAACACCTCGATTCTGTGCAAAGGGCCATCCTAGAAGGCGCTTGGCAAGGGTTAAAATATGAAGACATTGCTAAAAACTGCCATCGCAGTAAGTCCCATGTTAAAAATATAGCTTCGGAATTATGGCAGACTTTATCAGATTTGTTAGGAGAAGATATCCAGAAGGCAAATGCTCGCTCTGTTTTAGAACGAAAAGCAATATCTACAATTTATAATTATGGTAAATCCTCACAGATAGTTACTAGCAACATTAATAGCCATATTAATATCTGTCCAGAAAACCGGCCCTCTTCAGAAGACACAAAACCACCCTCACCCTCACCCCCAAACACGCCCCAAAACAAAAATCAAACCCCAATCATCGACTTAACACAAGCACCGGCCCTAACCGAATATTACCCCCGCACCACAGAAGAAACAACCCTCAAAAACTGGATATTACAAACCAACGCACGCCTAATTACAATCTACGGCTTAACTGGAATAGGAAAAAGCAGCCTCACCCTCCAACTCATCGAACAAATACAAAACGAATTTGACTACATTATCTGGCAAAGCCTCAACGAAAAACCCACCCTTACCACCCTACAAACCAACCTCAAACAAATTTTTTCCCAAACCCAAAAAACCCCCTTCCCCACAATCCTAGATTATTTCCGCACCTATCGCTGTTTAATTATTATTGATGACCTACAAAACATCTTTAAACCCCATGAACTAGCCGGCCAATACCTACCCGGATATGAAGATTACAGCCAATTTTTTAAACAAATTGCCACCACAACCCATCAAAGTTGCTTAATACTCCTCACCTCCGAAAAACCGAGAGACATCACCACCATAGAAGCCGAAAACCCCTCAACCCAAACCTTACACCTCAAAGGATTACGAGAAGAACAAGCACAAGAAATCTTGCTAAAAAAACAATTAACAGATGAAGAAAAATGGCCAGAACTAATAACCATTTATCAAAGTCATCCCCTTTGGTTAAAAATCATCTCCGCCACAATCAACCAATTATTTAACGGTAGCGTCTCCCAATATTTAGCAGACCCAAATGATATATACTTAGGAGACATAGAGCCGGTTTTAGAAACTCAATTACAGCGCTTATCCGACTCAGAAAAAACCGTGATAGGCTGGTTAGCAAACCAAACAAACGCCGTAGACATCTCACAAACCCCCGCCGAAACAGCATTATCAAAAACTCAATTTTTGCAAGCCATAGAATCCTTAAACCGGCGCAGCTTAGTAGAAAAAGAGCCGGTCGCAGGACGAGCAATGTTTCAAATTAACCCAATCTTTAAACAATACATACAGTTAAACCCAGATAATCTTAAATAA